GTCTGGGTGAACGGCAGGTGCGGGGCGCGCTTGAACACGACCGCGACCTCCGTCACCCGGCGACCGAGGCGCTTGCCGGTGCGGAGGTAGAACGGCACGCCCGCCCAGCGACGCGTCTCGACGTTGACGGTGATCGCCGCGAACGTCTCGGTGGTGGAGGTGGCCTTGATGCCCTCCTCCTCGAGGAAGCCGTTGACCTTCTCGCCGCCGGCCCAGCCGGGGGCGTACTGGCCGCGCGCGGTCGTCAGGTCGAGGCGCGCCGGCAGCTGGGCGGAGGCGAGCACCTTCTGCTTCTCGATCCGCAGGCTCTCGGCGTCGAAGGCGATCGGCTCCTCCATCGCGACCAGCGCCATCAGCTGGAGGAGGTGGTTCTGGATGACGTCGCGGGCGGCGCCGATGCCGTCGTAGTAGCCGGCGCGGCCACCGATGCCGATGTCCTCGGCCATCGTGATCTGCACGTGGTCGACGTAGTTGGCGTTCCAGATCGGCTCGAACATGTTGTTGGCGAAGCGCATCGCCAGGATGTTCTGGACCGTCTCCTTGCCGAGGTAGTGGTCGATGCGGAAGATCGACCCGGACGGGAACACCTCGCCCAGGATGTCGTTGAGCTCGCGCGCCGACTCGAGGTCGTGGCCGAACGGCTTCTCGACGACCACGCGCCGCCACTGGTCGGGGCGGTGGTCGGTGAGCCCGTGCTCCTTGAGCTGGCCGACGACGTTGCCGAAGAAGCCGGGCGGGATGGCGAGGTAGAACGCCATGTTGCCGCCGGTGCCGCGCAGCTGGTCGAGCTCCTCGATGGTGCGGCGCAGCTGGTCGAAGGCGACGTCGTCGTCGAAGTCGCCGGGGACGAAGCGGAACCCCTCGGAGAGCTGGTTCCAGACCTCCTCGCGGAACGGTGTGCGGGCGTGCTCGCGGACCGCGTCGTGGACGATCTGGGCGA
This genomic interval from Nocardioides palaemonis contains the following:
- the zwf gene encoding glucose-6-phosphate dehydrogenase, encoding MTTYTNPLRDPEDRRLPRIAGPCGMVLFGVTGDLSRKKIMPAIYDLANRGLLPPGFSLVGFARRDWADQDFAQIVHDAVREHARTPFREEVWNQLSEGFRFVPGDFDDDVAFDQLRRTIEELDQLRGTGGNMAFYLAIPPGFFGNVVGQLKEHGLTDHRPDQWRRVVVEKPFGHDLESARELNDILGEVFPSGSIFRIDHYLGKETVQNILAMRFANNMFEPIWNANYVDHVQITMAEDIGIGGRAGYYDGIGAARDVIQNHLLQLMALVAMEEPIAFDAESLRIEKQKVLASAQLPARLDLTTARGQYAPGWAGGEKVNGFLEEEGIKATSTTETFAAITVNVETRRWAGVPFYLRTGKRLGRRVTEVAVVFKRAPHLPFTQTATEDLTHNALVIRVQPDEGMTMRFGSKVPGTAMEIRDVNMDFAYGGSFTEASAEAYERLILDVLLGDPPLFPRHEEVELSWKILDPVLDYWARKGTPEAYDSGTWGPASADAMLAREGRTWRRP